ACTCGCGAGTTTTATTGCTGAACTAGTCCCGACAGATCGTGACTTTTATGCCGCGTTATCTGGCAAGCCAACCAAGTTTATTTTGGAATGTAAGAAAGCATCGCCATCAAAAGGTTTAATTCGCCCAGAATTCGATTTAGATTTGATTGCTGGCGTTTACAAAAATTATGCAGCAGCCGTTTCAGTACTCACCGATGAGAAATATTTCCAAGGTGATTTTGACTACGTCACTAAAGTACGTAGCATCGTGACGCAACCTGTGATCTGTAAAGACTTCATCATTGATGAATACCAGATCTATTTAGCACGCTTACATCAAGCAGATGCAACGCTGCTGATGCTGTCAGTATTAGATGACGCTGAATACATTGCCTTAGCTAAAGTAGCGCACAGCCTAAATATGGGCGTGCTTACAGAAGTTAGCAACGAAGCAGAGCTAGTACGTGCAATAGCCTTAGACGCAAAAGTGATTGGTATTAATAACCGTGACCTGCGCGATCTGTCTATTGACTTAAACCGTACCAAAGTTATTGCTCCGCAAATTCCAGTCGATCGTATCATCATTTCAGAATCGGGCATTTATAGTAACCAGCAAGTACGTGATTTAGCGAACTACGCCAATGGCTTCTTAGTCGGCAGTTCATTAATGTCACAAGACAATGTTGATTTAGCTTGTCGTCGTTTGATTTTAGGCGACAATAAAGTTTGCGGTTTAACACGTCCAGAAGACGCAAAAACAGTCTATGAACAAGGCGCTATTTATGGCGGCCTTATCTTTGCAAAAAAATCGCCACGTTGCGTAAACTTAGCAACAGCGCAAGACGTAATAGCTGCAGCACCACTCGCTTATGTCGGTGTGTTTGTAGATGAACAAGTGACGCTTGTTGCACAAGTAGCGAACCATTTAGGCTTAGCTGCGGTACAGTTACACGGCAACGAAGACGACAGTTACATTGCAATGTTAAAAGTTTTACTCGACAGCGGCATCGAAATTTGGAAAGCGCACGGTGTTAGTGAAGAAGCGGCAGAGTTAAGTAAAAAGTTAAGTAAAGAGCTAGATACAGCCAACGTTGATCGTCATTTAGTCGATACGAAGGTAGCAGGACAATCAGGCGGCACAGGACAAGCATTTGATTGGTCACTGCTAACACCTGAAGATTGCAGTCAAACTATGCTGGCAGGAGGCTTAACCCCTGA
The DNA window shown above is from Moritella sp. F3 and carries:
- the trpCF gene encoding bifunctional indole-3-glycerol-phosphate synthase TrpC/phosphoribosylanthranilate isomerase TrpF gives rise to the protein MLTKELQQTILGNIVDDKVTWVAARKASQPLASFIAELVPTDRDFYAALSGKPTKFILECKKASPSKGLIRPEFDLDLIAGVYKNYAAAVSVLTDEKYFQGDFDYVTKVRSIVTQPVICKDFIIDEYQIYLARLHQADATLLMLSVLDDAEYIALAKVAHSLNMGVLTEVSNEAELVRAIALDAKVIGINNRDLRDLSIDLNRTKVIAPQIPVDRIIISESGIYSNQQVRDLANYANGFLVGSSLMSQDNVDLACRRLILGDNKVCGLTRPEDAKTVYEQGAIYGGLIFAKKSPRCVNLATAQDVIAAAPLAYVGVFVDEQVTLVAQVANHLGLAAVQLHGNEDDSYIAMLKVLLDSGIEIWKAHGVSEEAAELSKKLSKELDTANVDRHLVDTKVAGQSGGTGQAFDWSLLTPEDCSQTMLAGGLTPDNVADAAKLGCLGLDLNSGLESAPGIKDTNKIIAAFSALRHY